In one window of Syngnathus typhle isolate RoL2023-S1 ecotype Sweden linkage group LG7, RoL_Styp_1.0, whole genome shotgun sequence DNA:
- the rabl2 gene encoding RAB, member of RAS oncogene family-like 2, translated as MAADDDDNNIPELDQKKYDADEQVKIICLGDSAVGKSKLMERYLLDEYHPQQLSTYALTLYKHKATLANRTVTVDFWDTAGQERFHNMHPSYFHKAHACIMVFDVQRKITYKNLANWYKELREYRPEIPCCVVANKIDADMKVTQRSFNFAKKKGLPFYFVSAADGTNVVKMFREMIKRAVEYKQNPSDFMDEVMQELERFELEKNEVHSNAEGGDVDREESPELP; from the exons atgGCTGCCGACGATGATGACAACAACATTCCCGAGCTGGACCAAAAGAAGTACGACGCGGACGAACAAGTGAAGATCATCTGTCTGGGCGACAGTGCAGTCGGCAAATCCAA GCTGATGGAGAGATATCTCCTGGACGAATA TCATCCTCAACAGTTGTCAACGTACGCATTGACACTCTACAAGCACAAAGCCACTCTGGCCAACAGAACTGTGACTGTGG ATTTCTGGGATACGGCTGGCCAGGAGAGGTTTCATAACATGCACCCCTCATACTTTCACAAAGCACATGCTTGCATCATG GTTTTTGACGTCCAGAGGAAGATCACTTACAAGAACCTGGCCAACTGGTACAAGGAGCTCAGAGAGTACAGACCCGAGATCCCCTGCTGTGTGGTGGCCAACAAGATCGACG CTGACATGAAGGTGACCCAGCGAAGTTTCAACTTTGCCAAAAAGAAAGGACTCCCTTTTTACTTTGTATCTGCTGCCGATGGCACTAACGTCGTTAAG ATGTTCCGGGAGATGATCAAGCGAGCCGTGGAATACAAGCAAAACCCTAGCGACTTCATGGATGAAGTCATGCAAGAACTGGAG AGGTTTGAGCTTGAGAAGAATGAAGTGCATTCTAATGCGGAGGGCGGTGACGTCGATAGGGAGGAGAGCCCAGAGTTGCCCTGA
- the cimap1b gene encoding ciliary microtubule associated protein 1B, whose translation MPDENPKVGGVVGTKRALYALPSLTGANNHDPTKRKAPSYTFGHTCQLTKEHVSPGPAHFIPSNITKNGRDGTPAFSFGRRRKDWALDEVPGPNCYHIANAAKVTFHSSPAYTLSTRWKQAVLSNQTTPGPASNMLPPVLGSKTVNIPAVPSHTMSGRNKVGNFFNDLSKTPGPAAYQAVDPKTYLTKPPQYSMPGRNFLPTSFTKTPAPGVYCPEKVNSTHSKAPAFSFGRLHSENTMIPLTDVDRCQKSLKLV comes from the exons ATGCCTGACGAAAATCCTAAAGTTGGTGGGGTGGTGGGGACCAAAAGAGCACTCTATGCACTTCCTTCCCTCACAG GTGCTAATAACCACGATCCGACAAAACGCAAAGCGCCAAGTTACACTTTTGGCCATACCTGTCAATTGACCAAAGAGCACGTCTCACCTGGACCTGCCCATTTTATTCCCTCCAACATCACCAAAAATGGCCGCGATGGAACACCGGCATTTTCATTTGGCAGACGTCGTAAGGATTGGGCACTTGACGAAGTCCCTGGGCCCa aCTGCTACCACATTGCAAATGCAGCCAAGGTCACATTTCATTCTTCACCTGCGTATACGTTGTCTACTCGGTGGAAACAAGCAGTGCTAAGCAACCAGACCACACCCG GCCCAGCATCCAACATGCTGCCTCCTGTCCTGGGATCCAAAACTGTGAACATTCCCGCCGTGCCCTCACACACAATGAGTGGTCGCAACAAAGTTGGCAACTTTTTTAATGATTTGTCAAAG ACTCCAGGCCCTGCGGCCTATCAAGCTGTGGATCCTAAAACCTATCTGACCAAACCTCCCCAGTACAGCATGCCAGGACGTAACTTCCTGCCCACAAGCTTTACAAAGACGCCAGCACCTGGAGTCTACTGCCCTGAgaag GTCAACTCTACACACTCAAAAGCTCCAGCCTTCAGTTTTGGAAGACTTCATTCAGAAAACACCATGATTCCTCTTACGGACGTGGATCGTTGTCAAAAGTCTTTAAAGCTCGTTTAA